Proteins encoded in a region of the Bactrocera tryoni isolate S06 chromosome 4, CSIRO_BtryS06_freeze2, whole genome shotgun sequence genome:
- the LOC120775796 gene encoding glutathione hydrolase 1 proenzyme: protein MNLIHGGVIVLSAVVFLFYKLSKQRNSSLQNSQLLRPPNPETPQPPSFSPLHVFENGAVCSDSDVCSRIGRDVMQKSGGSAVDAAIATLFCNGLLAMQSMGLGGGVLINIYSSSEQRGYSILSRERAPLDFRLPEGNVSTIFQSALGIAVPAEVAGYAVAHQHFGKLPWRQLVEPTTRLCRQGYTLTKHQRDSVYINGKLLKENEVLRKMFVDPETGQVYRTGAHVHPPDVLCRTYEALARDGPSDFYNGYLMEKVVKDLHDIGSPISEVDLSNLTAELTFSPNVTLGPYTLHFTPPPGSGYVVGFVMKILQKFSKKFAKESDIDASGMHHIVEALKFGFVQRWNLDVEDQEEELTNLTNSSYARHLAYLIDEERTFRDATSYGASESLVTRVEHGTAHISVMAPNGDAVAATSSINFYFGSGKMGARTGVLFNNAMSDFTIEGLQNYFDLPNMPHKNRIKPGASPMSSMSPIIVTDQHGVVRLVTGAAGGTKIISVLVHILVRILWLEQNIKQAIDAPRFHHQLEPNILEYEYGILQNVVKALEAKGHRTKRYRERGSAVCGIERVKGQIFGNADYRKEGDVRGF, encoded by the exons ATGAATTTAATACACGGCGGTGTAATTGTGCTAAGCGCTGTAgtatttttattctacaaacTCTCTAAGCAAAGGAATTCTTCGCTGCAAAATAGCCAATTATTGCGACCGCCGAATCCGGAAACGCCGCAGCCACCCTCATTCTCACCGCTACACGTGTTTGAAAATGGGGCGGTCTGCTCTGACAGCGATGTCTGCAGTAGAATTGGCAG AGATGTCATGCAAAAGTCGGGTGGCAGCGCAGTTGACGCCGCCATCGCGACGCTCTTCTGCAATGGACTGCTTGCTATGCAGAGCATGGGGCTCGGTGGCGGTGTACTCATCAATATTTACTCAAGCAGCGAACAGCGAGGCTACAGCATACTGAGCAGAGAACGCGCACCACTAGACTTCCGATTGCCGGAGGGAAATGTAAGCACAATTTTCCAGTCCGCTTTGGGTATTGCAGTGCCTGCAGAAGTTGCCGGCTATGCGGTGGCCCATCAACATTTTGGAAAGTTACCCTGGCGGCAGCTGGTGGAACCGACAACAAGGCTCTGCCGCCAAGGCTACACACTCACTAAACACCAGCGGGATTCCGTGTATATCAATGGCAAACTGCTTAAGGAAAATGAAGTTTTGCGCAAAATGTTCGTAGATCCGGAAACAGGGCAAGTTTATAGGACTGGCGCGCACGTACATCCACCGGATGTCCTTTGTCGCACCTATGAAGCGCTGGCGCGTGATGGGCCCAGTGACTTTTATAATGGCTACCTGATGGAAAAAGTAGTGAAAGATTTGCACGATATAGGTAGTCCCATCAGTGAAGTGGACCTGAGCAATCTGACGGCAGAGCTGACATTCTCACCCAATGTTACATTAGGTCCGTATACGCTACATTTCACACCACCGCCCGGTAGTGGTTATGTCGTGGGTTTTGTGATGAAGATTTTGCAGAAATTTAGTAAGAAGTTCGCTAAGGAAAGTGACATTGATGCCAGCGGGATGCATCATATAGTTGAGGCGTTGAAATTTGGTTTCGTCCAACGTTGGAATCTGGATGTAGAGGACCAAGAAGAG GAGCTGACAAATCTTACAAACTCCTCATATGCACGTCATTTGGCTTATCTGATAGACGAAGAGCGCACTTTCAGGGATGCTACAAGTTATGGTGCCAGTGAATCGCTTGTTACACGTGTAGAGCATGGAACAGCACATATATCGGTTATGGCTCCGAATGGTGATGCCGTCGCCGCAACAAGTTCCATTAACTTTTA TTTTGGCAGTGGCAAGATGGGCGCACGCACTGGTGTTCTTTTCAATAACGCCATGTCGGACTTCACCATCGAAGGCCTTCAAAATTACTTCGATTTACCGAATATGCCGCATAAGAATCGCATTAAACCCGGTGCTTCGCCGATGTCTTCAATGAGTCCCATTATTGTCACCGATCAGCATGGCGTAGTGCGTTTGGTGACGGGCGCCGCCGGTGGCACAAAAATAATATCGGTTTTGGTACATATTTTGGTTCGCATACTCTGGCTGGAGCAGAATATTAAACAGGCCATTGACGCACCTCGTTTTCATCATCAACTAGAGCCGAATATACTTGAATATGAGTATGGGATCTTGCAAAATGTGGTTAAGGCTTTGGAAGCCAAGGGGCACCGAACGAAACGTTATCGGGAGCGTGGTTCGGCCGTTTGTGGCATTGAAAGGGTTAAGGGCCAAATTTTTGGTAATGCCGACTATCGTAAAGAAGGCGATGTTCGCGGTTTCTAA
- the LOC120775520 gene encoding pickpocket protein 28-like, giving the protein MTSSSIVGKKKLYKNNKCKGILQIIADYVTQFLGQTTLQGLIYVGNSQLRIWERAYFLIWFVTVITVAISFARNVYTRWETTPIIIGLEAHTTQIRTTPFPAITICNMNQALRSQTENFSRHSLGYAMTQKICFQDVDYSQFDDLKPASKDDTFTNFIWRVNGQTCDKMIVYCRFGNKEDRCTDFYREVLMDEGICCAFNILHPSYLYKGKYIFVRDFTSSIGTIPVDWNLETGYADKLPLYYYPRTAVGAGVTLGFTFVLNANLSEYLCSSTFSTGLKVITHNPIDTPHVKETGLSVQPGYQHRFRLNIDSSKALPSTRSITPKRRQCLFNNELALLYFRYYTRRNCEMECDSKYYLRRCQCIPYHMPLIYPNASVCNVKDFNCEAKAEAEVNDEQHVACKRECLPGCFNLEYFPTVYRTPLANTSFVFRDEFFRNFTKQEIHENFVLVQIYFADDLFRSKVRSPYTSFTDYLSQTGGIMSLMIGFGVISVPEFFYFFFIRPIFDLILRRLPCVVRRVTARRFLKGANGKGRLLGNKHPFFARKPLATCRRPLKPFNGYNSQILYNGLMKKMSVRNDQILNIVMEKEGLFPYTE; this is encoded by the exons ATGACTAGCAGTTCGATTGTTGGCAAGAAaaagctttacaaaaacaataaatgcaaAGGGATTCTACAAATCATTGCCGATTACGTAACACAATTTTTAGGCCAAACAACACTGCAAGGACTCATTTATGTTGGCAATTCGCAGCTGCGCATCTGggaaag GGCTTACTTTCTCATCTGGTTTGTGACTGTTATAACTGTGGCCATAAGCTTTGCGAGGAACGTGTACACGCGTTGGGAAACTACACCGATTATTATAGGTTTGGAGGCGCATACTACTCAAATACGCACCACCCCTTTTCCAGCGATCACTATCTGTAACATGAACCAAGCGCTGCGCAGCCAAACTGAAAACTTTTCGCG TCATTCGTTGGGCTACGCGATGACTCAAAAGATATGCTTTCAAGACGTGGATTATAGTCAGTTCGATGACTTAAAACCCGCCTCAAAGGACGACACGTTTACGAATTTTATCTGGCGCGTG AATGGGCAAACGTGTGACAAAATGATTGTCTATTGCCGCTTTGGCAACAAGGAGGACCGCTGTACTGATTTCTACCGAGAGGTACTTATGGATGAAGGAATTTGCTGTGCCTTCAATATCTTACATCCATCCTATTTATACAAGGGAAA ATATATATTTGTGCGTGATTTTACTTCTTCTATTGGCACCATACCTGTAGACTGGAATTTGGAGACTGGTTATGCTGATAAGCTGCCGCTTTACTATTATCCTCGTACGGCCGTCG GCGCAGGTGTTACGTTGGGGTTTACTTTCGTACTCAATGCTAACCTTAGCGAATATCTTTGCTCGTCAACGTTTAGTACCGGGTTGAAG GTGATCACTCACAATCCAATCGACACACCGCACGTTAAAGAGACCGGGTTATCCGTCCAACCAGGTTATCAACATCGCTTTCGATTGAATATCGACAGTTCAAAAGCGCTGCCTTCGACACGTAGTATAACGCCAAAACGTCGCCAATGTCTCTTCAATAACGAACTGGCATTGTTATATTTCCGTTACTACACACGACGCAATTGCGAAATGGAATGTGATTCCAAATATTATCTACGTCGCTGTCAGTGCATTCCATATCACATGCCACTCATCTACCCGAACGCCAGTGTCTGCAATGTGAAAGATTTTAATTGTGAAGCCAAAGCCGAGGCGGAGGTCAACGATGAGCAACATGTGGCTTGTAAGCGTGAGTGCTTACCGGGTTGTTTCAATTTGGAATACTTTCCTACTGTCTACCGGACACCGCTGGCGAACACGTCGTTTGTTTTTAGAGATGAGTTCTTTAGAAATTTCACAAAGCAAGAAATACATGAAAACTTCGTTTTGGTGCAAATTTACTTCGCCGATGATTTGTTTAGATCCAAAGTTAGATCACCGTATACCAGCTTTACGGATTACCTCT CACAAACTGGTGGCATTATGAGTTTGATGATTGGTTTCGGGGTTATATCAGTACCTGAgttcttctacttcttctttattCGTCCAATTTTCGATTTGATATTGAGGCGACTCCCATGTGTTGTGCGTCGAGTGACTGCAAGGAGATTTCTAAAAGGTGCAAATGGAAAAGGACGTCTTTTGGGTAATAAG CATCCATTTTTTGCGAGAAAACCATTAGCCACATGTCGTCGGCCATTGAAGCCTTTTAACGGTTATAACAGCCAAATATTATACAATGGCTTAATGAAAAAGATGTCAGTAAGAAAtgatcaaattttaaatatcgTTATGGAGAAGGAAGGTTTGTTTCCTTACACAGAATGA